A stretch of DNA from Staphylococcus equorum:
ACTAAATTAAAAATCCATTTAATTTGATCACCTAAACCAAGTGGGCCAAATAAAAGCGAACCGATTTGTTCTCCAAAGGTAGGTAATATCAGCGCGATAGGTAAGACGATAATCATAGCAAGTGTAAATAACACACTAAATAATTTAGAAACAATAAAGTTTCTACTATCTTCAACGTCATATGCGACGTTGAAAGAGTTCATAATTGCTGTCATACCGTTTGAAGCAGACCAAAGTGCTAAAATCAAACCTACAGATAATATACTGCCACTAGCATTACTCATAATATCACCAATGATTGATGATACTTGTCCTGCATAATCTGGTGGGACGTGCTCTTTAATCATATCTCTAATCGTTGATTGTTCAACACCTATTACAGGTACTATTGATAATAAGAATAGGAGCATAGGGAACAGTGACAACATGAAGTAATAGGATAATTGTGCAGATAAACCGGATGCATCATCTTTACCTATTCTATAAATAAGATAAGAGAAAAAATTAGGGTTTTTTGTATATTTTGCTGGTTTATTGATACGTGATACAAAGAATTCTTGATTGTCTTTCTTAGGTGATTTTGATTTGAATTCATTAGGCGTGATATACGTACGATCACGCCCGATTTGTTCATCTTTTGATTTCTTAGACTTCTTATCTTCATCCTTTTTAGTTGAGTTTAGAAACTTTGAAGTTGTTTTCTCTTTTTTAGACATATCAAATCTCCTTATGTATTGATATTTTCAGTATATTGTTTAATATACTTTAAAAGTTAAAGAAGGTAAATAACTGTTTATATTCTTTTTTAAAAATTGTTTTTAGATTTTTAAAATATCGCACATTACAAGTTATATACAAAAGACAATACCTAAACATGTAATATTAGGTATTGCCTTAATTTAATTATTTAAACATGTGGAATCAAAAATACTATACTATAAACAAATTAATTGTTTAAGCGATTGTTTTTACGCTCAACGAATGTATTTTTCGCATCTTTTAAAGAACGTTCTAATTCTGGATTATTACGGCGAATTTCTTCTACCACATCTTTCCAATATACTATCTCGTCTTTTACGTTGTTGATCGCTGAAGGTTTTTGAGAACGATTGCCTTCTTTTCTATCTTTAATTGATTGTTTTAATGATTGGCGAGTTGATTTGTCAGCCAATGTTGCTGCGCCTCCAATTACGGCACCTAATAGAATTCCTGGAATTAATTTATTTTGCATGATGTTTTACCCCTCTCTTAGATTTGCATCTTTAACTATAAAATCAATTAAGTTATCACAAGATGATTGTACCATTTTATAAACACCTTCGAAATTATTTGTATAATAAGGATCAGGTACGTCAGTCTCATTCATATCACTAAAGTCTAATAGTTTATACAATTGTCCATTAATGTTTGAATTGATCTGTTTAATATTCTCTACATTACTTTGATCCATTGCAATGATATAATCAAAGTCATCATCAGCTTTAAATAGTTCACTGATCATGTTATCAAAGGGTATATCATTTTTAGTGAGAATATCTTGCGTACCCTCATGAGGTGGCTGACCTAAGTTCCATTCACCTGTACCTCTAGAGGTTACGTTTAAACCTGTTATCTTTCGATCTAGTAATCTTTGTCGCATAATAGCTTCTGCCATTGGTGAGCGACAAATATTGCCTAAACAAACGAATGCTACTGAAATCATGTGACTACCTCCAAATTATATATTGCTAATTCCCATTTTAAAGCTTTTTTAATCATTTCTAAAGCATTATTGTGATAAAAGTTTTACAAGAAACGTAAATTTGATAAAATAAGTTGATAAAAGGGGTGAACGAAGTGACAAATACTAATGAACAAATGATAGTAGAAATAAGAGAACGTTTAAATCTTGTGAATCAAAGCTTGATTGATCCAGATAAATATGAAGAAGCAGATAAGCAAGAAATAGCTGAAATTCATGAATATGTAACATCAAAAGCGTCATTTACACCAAGTGAAGCAGCTGCAATTGCAGACGCACTTGGTCAAATACGCAAATAAAAGGAGTGTATAAATATGACTCAATTACAAGAAAAATTAAAACAATACGCCGAACTTTTAGTTGGTGTAGGAATGAATGTACAAGAAGGTCAACCAGTATTTATTCGCTCAAGTGTTGATGCTATTGAATTAACACATTACATAGTAGAAGCTGCATATAAACGAGGTGCATCTGATGTTAAAGTTGACTATAGTGATGATCGACTTTCTCGCCTAAAATTCGAATATGAACCAGTAGAACATTTTGAAAGTAATGAAGTGAAAGATTATGAAGTGGCTAAGCGCATGGATTATGTAGATAGAGGCGCTGCAAATTTAGCACTCATAACACAAGATCCTGATTTATTAAATGG
This window harbors:
- a CDS encoding YihY/virulence factor BrkB family protein: MSKKEKTTSKFLNSTKKDEDKKSKKSKDEQIGRDRTYITPNEFKSKSPKKDNQEFFVSRINKPAKYTKNPNFFSYLIYRIGKDDASGLSAQLSYYFMLSLFPMLLFLLSIVPVIGVEQSTIRDMIKEHVPPDYAGQVSSIIGDIMSNASGSILSVGLILALWSASNGMTAIMNSFNVAYDVEDSRNFIVSKLFSVLFTLAMIIVLPIALILPTFGEQIGSLLFGPLGLGDQIKWIFNLVRVVLPLIIIFIAFMVLYTLAPNVKIKMKSVIPGAIFATIVFLGGSFLFGIYISNFANYSKTYGSIAGIIILMLWLYITGFIIIIGAEINAIIHQRKVVAGKTPEEHTMAEIEENETTHVGSEADINAENESTHATDSNHNISDSNNKKL
- a CDS encoding low molecular weight protein-tyrosine-phosphatase, with product MISVAFVCLGNICRSPMAEAIMRQRLLDRKITGLNVTSRGTGEWNLGQPPHEGTQDILTKNDIPFDNMISELFKADDDFDYIIAMDQSNVENIKQINSNINGQLYKLLDFSDMNETDVPDPYYTNNFEGVYKMVQSSCDNLIDFIVKDANLREG
- a CDS encoding DUF1128 family protein, with product MIVEIRERLNLVNQSLIDPDKYEEADKQEIAEIHEYVTSKASFTPSEAAAIADALGQIRK